The window TGGGGAAACCTGCATGATACTGCACACCCATTCTCTCTCTGTTCCAGGTCCTCAGGGAGCACCCCGACTACCCCAAGATCAGGGAGGAAATTTTGGAAAAGGCCCGAAGGTCCCTGAGGCCCTAGCTGGGGTCAAGGGGCCTGGACCAGTAGAAGCCATCAACCTACTGAAGTTGTGTGGAGGGATGGAAAGTGGGTCAGTGGAGAAGGGATTCAGAAAATGACACATTCTTCCCCATTTCTATAGTGTATGTGGTTTATTTTGAGTCATGTCTCATCTGACCTAACTTTATGTTTTTAAGGCACAAGAAATTTTGCTCTGGGAAGAAAGACATCAACTGGCTTAACTTTTGCTGGGCTCATTGGGCGCTTTCTAACAGACCTCGCTTTTATCCCAGACTCTTTGAGGGGGCGGAGGGGAGCAAAGAGGGGGCTCCTAGTGGAATGGTGGTTGAAAAGAATCCCCTTCAGCTGTTTTTCAATGGTTGTTGCCCCTCTCCTGTCTGGTCTCCAGGATCCTGGAGCTAAAGAAGCAGATACTTCTCCCTGCCATGCTACCCTGAGTCTGCCTGGCGGTGGGCCCAGGATGCTGTGGGCAGTGGGCCCAGACAGGAGGATTAACTGCAGAAGGCCCGCACAGCTAAGGCCCTGTGTGAGAGGGCCTGCAGGGTGCAAGAGCCATTGTCCCACCCTGTCCATGCATTGTTTCCCTTGCCCCTGCCCCCCGCACCCCCACTCCCCGCCAAGTCCAGCTGGCTTCTTCTAGTCCTTACCAGTTTGGGACAAACCTGACTACCCTCGCCTGGCACAAGGAAATACATGCCAAGAAAAAATAGTTCCCACTTCAGCTTTTACAAAATACACTGCCTATCTAACATCCTACAGAAACCCTTTTAATGTCTAAGGGGGCAAATGCAGTGGTTCCTATTTAGATGAATAATGTTAACTGCAACTGGCAAGAGGGTGACAGAGGGCACCTTTGCTGTGCTCCCAATACCAGTCTTCCTTGATGTCATTAAGGATGCCAATAATGGGACAGTCTGGCCTCAGGACAATCAGGAAGCCTAGGATCTCCCAATGTGGCTTTCCCgggtcccttcccctctctgggtctTAGTGTCCCCATTTGTGGCAGGAAATTAGATGTCTCCCAAATCATGGCACAACTCTCTGCCAGTGATACAcagcaaacattttaaagtttaataactatgtgtttttaaaaacacatcatTTTTACATGGAAAACCAACTAGCACAGAAAAGTCAGGAATTTATGGGTGCTGTTCCATGGGATGGGTTTAACTTTTAAGCATACTGATataattgatttaaagaaaaattatttagagTAAGTAGAATGCAGATATGATATGGGCAGAGTTTTCAAGAGCAGTTGTCCAGTGACTAAGGTTTGGGAACAGTGGACAGATAAGGGTCCCTTTGGAACAGTGTAACTCGGATGGTGCTGAGCCTTGTTTTTATAACACACTGCTGATCACATACATGGTTTGTTGATATGAGCTGGGGATCTGGAATGCTTTCTCCAGGTTACTACCATTTTTCCTACGGGAAAACCCAGTCCCCTTTCTGTGATCTGCTTTACAACCCAGTTTTGTTGGGACAGGTTTGTTGACAGGTCTATCTATATGGAGAATGATCCTGTAAAGGGATTGTACATTAATCATGTTTTTGCTGTAAAACCTAGATTGTCTTCATTTAtctaaaaacagagaaacaaaaactaagaaCCCTGTGGCCCTAGATGGGAGTAGGCAGGCCTCAGTCCAGCCATGGGCTGAGTCCATGTGGTGGAAGCCTGTTGGGACTTCCTGCCAGAGTACTGGAGCTGAGGGCTGCCACCCAGACCACCAGGCCAATCAGAGTGACCCTGGGAACCCTTGAAGAACCCAGGTTTTGGATTGTGCTTGCTGAAGTAATCGCTACAGAAGGGTGTCTAGGCACCAGTGAAGAAGAGACAGGACAACTCAATGTACCAGGGTACTCTAACCTGAGAAGCCTATTCCTAGTTAAGCTGGTTACAGGGACATACTGCCGCACCATAGGCCAGACTCCAAACTATGAGTCCTCTAATGGCACTGATATGGCCATGTGGTCATGACCATGCATGTCCAGAGGCAAGAGACAGATACCTGAAGGGTGACAGGACAGGCAAAAAAAGGATTAAACATTCAGAGAAAGAATGGCAGAAACATGAAAATCAATGCAAGTTGCAAACATACACAGGACTTGCATGTTCCAGGCACTCTTTAAGGGCTttgtaaatatgaaataaacaagTTTATGAGGTGAGTAGTGTTACTGTTTGCATGTAGTATTGAGGACACCCAGGCACAGAGGGAGTAATTTGCACAAATCACCTCACTAGGTAGCAGAAAATCTGAGATTCAAGCCCAGCATTCTGGCTCTGTGCTCTTACCAGTTAAGCCAAAGAGATGAGTGAGCCCAGTACAGACCAAGGCAGAGAATTAGAGCAAGGAGACCCAAATCAGTTCTCCTCTGGCGGTTCCTCCTTCCAGCTCTTGTACAAATCACTATCATTCCTAAGGGGGAAGTCAACCTTTCTCAGGCCCCCAGACTGGGGCTCCCCAGAGCAGGGTGTGGCCTACTCCTCTGGCCTGCTGCCCAGCTGAGCTGCCAGGGACAGGTCAGACAGGTCTGGCTGGTGCAGAGGGATGAGGTTCTGCAGCTTCCCCCTGCCCTTTCCGCTGCCCCCCTGCTCAAGTCCCCAGGGACCACAGCTGCTACGTAAGGCCATCACCAGGCCTTGACCAGGCACATGCCCTTACCCTGCCTCCACCCAGGTTGGTGAATTCACCCTCAGGACAAGGCCTCAGCTCAGTGTGGGTGTGTAGGAAGAAGGGTGCCCTTACCCATCCCCAGCAGATAGCCCCATGTCAGAAGACCCTGGTGCtgctcctccccaccaccccaggtCACCACTGTAGAGGAACAGGTTACTCCAAAGGAAAAACTGCTCTATCTGCCTGGCCAGCCTCTCAGCTGGCTTCCTGCCTCCAACTTGACTGGCTTGCCTGGAAAGAGGCCCAATATGCTGGGTGTGCCTACTCCTACCCCTCAACACAGCCTGTGTCCATACTCCCCTCTGCAGGGCTTGTCCCCCATCCCCTTTGCCCCTGCTTCCCACCCCACAAATACATACCACATTGCTAAAAATAAAGCCTCTTTATTGGTACCTGTAAGCTCAGGTACAAGGTGTTCCCACAAGCACACAGGCTGGCAAGGCCTCCTGGGCAAGGGGCAGGCCCAGAGCCTGCGTTTCTTggcacagacacagagagaaatgGAATAAATTATAGTTCTGACACTCAGGGACAATGTAGAAATTATGATGCAAAATTAAACATTAGCAAACAAAGGGTATAAAAACCCTCAGGAGCCACCCCTCGCCAACTGGCCTCAGGGCATGGGCAGGTGGGccacgctgaagtgcagtgccCAGAAAGCCCTGAGATAATAGTCTGGGGCATGGTTCGCGCCCCGAGGTAGGCCCTttgccctctctgggcttcctgtttcctccttccccctcctacATCCCTGGGCCTGGAATAAAGGCTGTGGCCTTTGGGAAGGGGGAAGATGGAACAGAGGGCAGGAAGtggagggggcagggtggggcagaAGGGAGTTTTGGTCACAGCTGTTCAGCCCAGGCTCTCCCCCTGCCTAGATGATGTCCTTGGCCAGCACCTGCCCACAGAGCCATCTAGGAGCCAGGCAGCAGACATAGATCACAGAGCTCAAATCCACACCTAGTCTGCACCAAAGCCCAGGCAGGGCAAGGTGTAGGACTACAAGGCAAAAGGGGCTCTTGAGGGCCtgtgcccaccccacccctggcATTACCCACCAGCCAAAGAAGTGCAACCAAAGCCTCCTCAATCTCCAAATAAATTATGGAAATAAATTATAGTCTTCACAGTCCAGTGGATTTAGCCACCCATGGGTCTAGGGCTCAGGGTGGCAGAAGCCACCTGATTTCAGCCCTGTCTCACCGTCTTTGGGCTAAGGAACATCACGCAAAGACCGAAAAGTGGTCTGCCAAGCTCCAGAGGAGCCACATTTTCTCCTCTTCCAGGCTCACGTTGTGGAGATAGAAGAGCAAGCTGTGGGTGTGGGGGGCCGGGCAGCTGAAAGGGGAAGCCCCCTCCCCCCAGTCCTCTCTTCagcacagaaaagttaaaacaaataaataaatccagagaattgtttgaaaaCCAGGAGTGTGCACATGGCACCTGTGGGTGAGCCAGCCAGTGGGAGACTGTTACGCAGACTCTGGGGAGCCCCATAATTACAAGAAAGCAGCAACAGGTCTCTTGGGGCTGGGAAAAGACATCCTGGTCCTCACACCGGCACAGGCTCCATTAGAGATGCTGGGACAGTGTCCTCAAACTGGCTGTCAATAAAGGGATCTAGGGCTTCGGCGGCTGGCTCGGAGAAGCCCATGAGGGACTCCAGGAAGCAACTGCTGGCATCCCCAGGTGGAGACAGGCCAGGCAGGGGGAAGTGAGGTGCCtcgatgttgtccaggctgtcaGACACCTTCTGTGATGTGTAGTGAGGCCCCAGACTATAATCTGGCAGAGCCTGGAGTAACTCAAAGGAGTCACAAGAAGACAAGCTGAGATCCACTGAGCTACTCCGGCCAGCGTCCATGCTGGGTGGCACTGAGGTGCcaggaaggctgccttcccttgACCCTTCAAGGCCACCATTTAGGAAGCAGCTGGCATCCAGGTTGGCATTCTCATCCAGGACGCCTGATGTGAAGCTACAGCCAGAATAGCTGTGGGTCCAGCTGGCCAGGCCACCAGGGTCACTAGTACCAAAGATGTCAGCTGGATGGAAGCAGCTGAGGTTGTCCAGGTTCCCCAcgctcccttcctcctcttcctcctcctccccaccgaAGTCAGAGTCACTGAAACTCAAGATGCGTGCCAGGCTGTCATCATCAACGCCAGGCTGGAAGCCAGGGCCAGGCAGGCCTGGGTGGGTGGGGCAGTCAGGAGCCTCACTAGTGCCCGATGCTGATGAAGATGCTGTAGAAGAATCAGTCATGTCGCTGCTGCAGCTGTTGTCTCCCAGCTCATTGTTCATGGGGGGCTTGGCCAGTGGGAAAGTAGGGACCAGGGCCTCCTCACCAGGGCTGGGTGGGCTGCCCTGGGCAGGGGCCTCCAGCTCCCTAAAGCTCTCAGCCTCCTGTTCCAACTGCAGGCGGGTGAGTGTGTGGATGAAATGGGTCTGAACTCTTGCCTGATTAAATTCCACACGGCCCATGGGGTTCTCACAGCCCTCCCTGCAGCAGCCACAGGGGAATGCTGTGTGGTCCATCTGCAGAGAAAAGTAGAGGTACAAGTGAGGGTTCTGTGGAGTGCAAAGAAGTCCCCACGCTCAGGATCCCCATCCCAgtccagccaccacacctggcacttGATGCCTGCCAGGCTGCAGCTGCAGGTCTCAGGGTCGCAGATCCTATCGCAGTGACAGCCACAATCCTCCCGGGATTGGCGCAGTGCCTGCAGCTCCCGCTTCTCCTCCCGATCGATCCTTCGCACACCTGAAGCCCTCAGCAGAGCTCGACGTCGCCGGGCTGGGTAGGGCTGTAGGAAGCTCACTTCTTCCAACCGGCCACCTGCCACAGCGACTGCCAAGTCCTCCTCCACAGAGGCGTCATCAATGGCATCCACCACAGGTGGcagccctgcctctgcctgggGTACCCCAGCTGCCGAAAGCTGCATCCACAGGAAAGAGGGATGTAAGAAGCACAGACATGGACATGGGCTTAGCCCTACTGTCACTAGACAAACCCTCCCCAAGTGCTTACCCCCCCACTACTCGTGCTTAATCTGCGATGGGCACTGTGTGTCAGACAGTGAACAGGACAGCCAAGAAAACTGCCCTCagggcatttgaaaaaaaaaaaaagagatatcctACTCATGGCATTCCCTAGATCATGGACAGACTCCCTTTCCTAACCAGACAGATACGCACCCCCTCCAGTTCATATCAACTTCACATCCCCCTCTCCAAAAAGTTCAGATTCAGGTATCAtgcccccagcccctgcagcAAATAGACACGAGCCCTCCTCTGCGCCTCCTGTTGCAGACAACCCAGGCAACAGGCTCCAATCAAGCCAATCACCAGGCCCACAGGCCTGTTTCCCCATAACCATAATGAGCAAGTCAGCACCCACCCCTGGTACGCCCACCCCTCAAGGTTAGGACTCCAGGAGCTGCCTCAGGAGGTGCGCCACGGAGAGGACTCTCTCTACCTTCCACTGCAGCATCTCCAACTTCTCCTCTTTCAAGCGCTGGCGGAGCTTCTCGTGCCGTGCACGGGCTTGCTCCTGCGCAAACTCAGCCAAAGAGAAGCGACGGCAAGCACTGTGGCGAAGGGCCATACCCAGAGTACAGCCACCACGGCTGGGCACACTGGTGAAGCCCTGGCAGCGGGGGAAGTAGAAGACGGTGATCCCATCAAAGGCTACACGGCCTGGGCGCTCCCGGCGAGCCCGCTTCAGGATAGACAGGGCTAGAAAGCAGGCAAAGATGGGCTGGGGATTAGTTTTCAGTGAGGCACAACTTACCTCCAAAAAGATCATGCCAGACTGCCCTCCCGCCTCCCaccttttccctcctccctctccacccattttgaaaaaagaaatgtgaatttaGGAGCCTGTGTGGTTGGGACTGGAGCGGCTGAAACTGAATACCACACCCATGTCAGAACTGGCTTATTGTTATTTACCAGTCCAAATGACAGTATTCGTAAGATTAAACATCTTTCCTATGTTTATTAGCCATGTACAGGTCCTTTGTAcagttttctattgttttttattgatttgtaggattTCTGTGTTTTGCAACAGGCTTAAAAAGGCTTTCCCTTTACAAGTTAATGTTTATTGATTAGTAAGCTATGTACTGGTATTTTCATTAGGTTGAACCATAGCAAATTACCATGTAATGGTCAAATATTGGAAATTCCATATATTTCAACTTACTATATTAATTTTGTACCCAGCTACCAGAGGGAATTCCCTTCTAAAAGGTTTTCTGTTTATACTGTTAGATTCCATGTgctaaaaattatattctttttatgtGTAATGCACAGATATATACCTACAGTACATAAAAAGGTAAACAGCACATCTAttgtattaaaatttcatggtGGGGGATAATTAAGGAGAAAATGTCTAAATAGGCTTCCTGGGgaacaataatgaaaaataaggtCCAGAAACACTGCTCTAGGGCCATGTTCATCAGTCTGGAATCACAACTATACAAGCTTGAAAATAACCAGGAAAA is drawn from Homo sapiens chromosome 3, GRCh38.p14 Primary Assembly and contains these coding sequences:
- the CSRNP1 gene encoding cysteine/serine-rich nuclear protein 1 isoform a (isoform a is encoded by transcript variant 1), whose amino-acid sequence is MSETRLRLSVPRPQSTSGTTMTGLLKRKFDQLDEDNSSVSSSSSSSGCQSRSCSPSSSVSRAWDSEEEGPWDQMPLPDRDFCGPRSFTPLSILKRARRERPGRVAFDGITVFYFPRCQGFTSVPSRGGCTLGMALRHSACRRFSLAEFAQEQARARHEKLRQRLKEEKLEMLQWKLSAAGVPQAEAGLPPVVDAIDDASVEEDLAVAVAGGRLEEVSFLQPYPARRRRALLRASGVRRIDREEKRELQALRQSREDCGCHCDRICDPETCSCSLAGIKCQMDHTAFPCGCCREGCENPMGRVEFNQARVQTHFIHTLTRLQLEQEAESFRELEAPAQGSPPSPGEEALVPTFPLAKPPMNNELGDNSCSSDMTDSSTASSSASGTSEAPDCPTHPGLPGPGFQPGVDDDSLARILSFSDSDFGGEEEEEEEGSVGNLDNLSCFHPADIFGTSDPGGLASWTHSYSGCSFTSGVLDENANLDASCFLNGGLEGSREGSLPGTSVPPSMDAGRSSSVDLSLSSCDSFELLQALPDYSLGPHYTSQKVSDSLDNIEAPHFPLPGLSPPGDASSCFLESLMGFSEPAAEALDPFIDSQFEDTVPASLMEPVPV
- the CSRNP1 gene encoding cysteine/serine-rich nuclear protein 1 isoform X3, whose product is MDHTAFPCGCCREGCENPMGRVEFNQARVQTHFIHTLTRLQLEQEAESFRELEAPAQGSPPSPGEEALVPTFPLAKPPMNNELGDNSCSSDMTDSSTASSSASGTSEAPDCPTHPGLPGPGFQPGVDDDSLARILSFSDSDFGGEEEEEEEGSVGNLDNLSCFHPADIFGTSDPGGLASWTHSYSGCSFTSGVLDENANLDASCFLNGGLEGSREGSLPGTSVPPSMDAGRSSSVDLSLSSCDSFELLQALPDYSLGPHYTSQKVSDSLDNIEAPHFPLPGLSPPGDASSCFLESLMGFSEPAAEALDPFIDSQFEDTVPASLMEPVPV
- the CSRNP1 gene encoding cysteine/serine-rich nuclear protein 1 isoform X1; the encoded protein is MAVGEGFPSTGASASASTSFPFPPGDLPEGPAGATDTRLSVPRPQSTSGTTMTGLLKRKFDQLDEDNSSVSSSSSSSGCQSRSCSPSSSVSRAWDSEEEGPWDQMPLPDRDFCGPRSFTPLSILKRARRERPGRVAFDGITVFYFPRCQGFTSVPSRGGCTLGMALRHSACRRFSLAEFAQEQARARHEKLRQRLKEEKLEMLQWKLSAAGVPQAEAGLPPVVDAIDDASVEEDLAVAVAGGRLEEVSFLQPYPARRRRALLRASGVRRIDREEKRELQALRQSREDCGCHCDRICDPETCSCSLAGIKCQMDHTAFPCGCCREGCENPMGRVEFNQARVQTHFIHTLTRLQLEQEAESFRELEAPAQGSPPSPGEEALVPTFPLAKPPMNNELGDNSCSSDMTDSSTASSSASGTSEAPDCPTHPGLPGPGFQPGVDDDSLARILSFSDSDFGGEEEEEEEGSVGNLDNLSCFHPADIFGTSDPGGLASWTHSYSGCSFTSGVLDENANLDASCFLNGGLEGSREGSLPGTSVPPSMDAGRSSSVDLSLSSCDSFELLQALPDYSLGPHYTSQKVSDSLDNIEAPHFPLPGLSPPGDASSCFLESLMGFSEPAAEALDPFIDSQFEDTVPASLMEPVPV
- the CSRNP1 gene encoding cysteine/serine-rich nuclear protein 1 isoform X2 gives rise to the protein MTGLLKRKFDQLDEDNSSVSSSSSSSGCQSRSCSPSSSVSRAWDSEEEGPWDQMPLPDRDFCGPRSFTPLSILKRARRERPGRVAFDGITVFYFPRCQGFTSVPSRGGCTLGMALRHSACRRFSLAEFAQEQARARHEKLRQRLKEEKLEMLQWKLSAAGVPQAEAGLPPVVDAIDDASVEEDLAVAVAGGRLEEVSFLQPYPARRRRALLRASGVRRIDREEKRELQALRQSREDCGCHCDRICDPETCSCSLAGIKCQMDHTAFPCGCCREGCENPMGRVEFNQARVQTHFIHTLTRLQLEQEAESFRELEAPAQGSPPSPGEEALVPTFPLAKPPMNNELGDNSCSSDMTDSSTASSSASGTSEAPDCPTHPGLPGPGFQPGVDDDSLARILSFSDSDFGGEEEEEEEGSVGNLDNLSCFHPADIFGTSDPGGLASWTHSYSGCSFTSGVLDENANLDASCFLNGGLEGSREGSLPGTSVPPSMDAGRSSSVDLSLSSCDSFELLQALPDYSLGPHYTSQKVSDSLDNIEAPHFPLPGLSPPGDASSCFLESLMGFSEPAAEALDPFIDSQFEDTVPASLMEPVPV